A part of Anaerotignum faecicola genomic DNA contains:
- a CDS encoding tyrosine-type recombinase/integrase gives MSRTYEYRSGLASQISAFIAEKRACGCKYEKEAKTFQTLDRFLVEQGINTPVLPELVVEKWIEKRPNEKRKNQKWRLNFTKRFAKYLQLNGYAAYYPELTISSRDDADFSPCIFTSDELARIMKYFETMVPSRQCPTAHLVFPLLFKTLICCGLRAGEATRLRVKDVDLINGVLQIWETKHDKPRYVPLSKSLWADYEQYFEEIHAESSGNNYFFPNPRKSCYHTTTVYNRFRDALWHCGIAHKGRGYGPRVHDLRHTFAVRSMQKLKKSKSDIVTTLPYLSAYLGHCNMSATQIYLHLTAECYPEFIQKQCDYLGDTIPTWEAPNENC, from the coding sequence ATGAGCAGAACTTACGAGTACAGAAGCGGACTGGCAAGTCAAATAAGTGCTTTTATTGCAGAAAAGCGGGCCTGCGGATGTAAGTATGAAAAAGAAGCCAAAACCTTTCAAACATTGGACCGGTTTCTCGTAGAACAAGGAATCAATACTCCAGTGTTGCCGGAATTGGTCGTTGAGAAATGGATTGAAAAGCGGCCCAATGAAAAGCGTAAAAATCAAAAATGGCGGCTTAATTTCACAAAACGCTTTGCCAAATATCTTCAATTGAATGGCTATGCCGCGTACTACCCCGAACTTACCATTTCATCTCGAGATGATGCTGACTTTTCTCCCTGCATTTTTACGAGCGATGAGTTGGCACGTATTATGAAATATTTTGAAACGATGGTTCCAAGCAGGCAATGCCCTACTGCGCACCTTGTCTTTCCTTTGCTGTTTAAGACTCTGATCTGCTGTGGATTACGTGCCGGAGAGGCAACCCGGCTCCGTGTAAAAGATGTAGATCTTATAAACGGCGTTTTGCAGATTTGGGAAACAAAGCATGACAAACCAAGATATGTTCCTCTGTCTAAAAGTCTGTGGGCGGACTACGAACAATATTTTGAAGAAATCCATGCGGAAAGTTCTGGTAACAACTATTTCTTCCCCAATCCCAGAAAAAGCTGCTACCATACAACCACAGTCTACAACCGGTTTCGGGATGCGCTATGGCATTGTGGAATTGCGCATAAAGGACGTGGATACGGTCCGAGGGTTCATGACCTTCGTCATACCTTTGCCGTTCGTTCTATGCAAAAGCTGAAAAAATCCAAGAGCGACATCGTGACTACACTTCCATACCTTTCGGCGTATCTCGGCCATTGCAACATGAGTGCGACGCAAATCTATCTGCATTTAACAGCGGAATGTTACCCTGAATTTATTCAAAAGCAGTGCGATTATCTTGGCGATACGATTCCAACGTGGGAGGCGCCGAATGAAAACTGCTGA